One window of Aspergillus oryzae RIB40 DNA, chromosome 3 genomic DNA carries:
- a CDS encoding uncharacterized protein (predicted protein), whose translation MALPNKAALVGLAHTLSEQVKHYLVTADETKSPEDHKLCIEREITPSSTEHAQAWEIVRTCDRIGSLVHGPVPWLLSNALSHLDSACLAAATQLNLQDIIVDGPSPTSLDTIVAATGVSEDLLRRILRGCAQRFIFEEVAPDQYAHTDASKMLRVTGIHALVGFSCPHQGDRVRCDEVMRSGAYFSDFLQQTKGKPPSWNVPSPFSLAFDPTKGLFDYYSTVDEVRGRRFDLGMGGTEATKPLVEEMFDFSSLPEGSTVVDVGGGRGHLSRRVSQKHPHLRFIVQDLPAVIHGVEDTDKVTMMEHDIRRPNPVRGADVYLLRSILHDYPDAACVEILSNIVTAMDPSKSRILLDEMIMPDLLAQDSQRFMNQIDMTVVLTLNGKERSPKEWNSLITMVDGRLETEKIWWRKGEEGSHWGVQQLRLRK comes from the exons ATGGCACTACCGAACAAAGCCGCCCTCGTGGGCCTTGCACACACGCTTTCAGAGCAAGTAAAGCATTATCTGGTCACGGCAGATGAGACGAAGAGCCCCGAAGACCATAAACTCTGTATTGAAAGAGAGATaactccctcctccaccgaaCACGCACAGGCCTGGGAGATCGTGCGTACCTGCGACCGCATTGGCTCCTTGGTTCATGgcccggttccctggctcCTAAGCAACGCGTTATCCCATCTCGATAGCGCCTGTCTAGCTGCTGCCACCCAGCTCAACCTACAGGATATCATTGTGGATGGACCTAGTCCCACATCACTCGACACAATCGTCGCCGCAACCGGAGTATCAGAGGATTTACTAC GACGGATTCTTCGAGGATGTGCCCAGCGCTTCATTTTCGAGGAGGTTGCCCCTGACCAATACGCCCACACAGATGCCTCAAAGATGCTGCGAGTGACGGGTATTCATGCCTTGGTAGGATTCTC ATGTCCTCACCAGGGAGACCGAGTTAGATGTGACGAAGTGATGCGGTCGGGTGCCTACTTTTCCGACTTCTTGCAGCAGACGAAAGGCAAACCTCCGAGTTGGAATGTGCCTTCACCTTTCTCATTGGCATTTGATC CTACCAAAGGGCTATTTGACTATTACAGCACTGTGGACGAGGTTCGCGGCCGCCGCTTTGATCTAGGTATGGGTGGCACCGAAGCCACGAAGCCACTGGTAGAGGAGATGTTTGATTTCAGCAGTCTACCTGAGGGGAGCACCGTTGTCGATGTCGGCGGCGGTCGTGGTCATCTCAGCCGACGGGTTTCGCAAAAGCATCCCCACCTCAGGTTCATCGTACAGGACCTGCCTGCCGTCATTCACGGAGTTGAGGACACTGATAAAGTCACCATGATGGAGCATGACATTCGGCGCCCCAACCCAGTGCGTGGCGCCGACGTCTATCTTCTCCGATCTATTCTACATGACTATCCCGATGC TGCATGCGTGGAAATCCTCTCTAACATCGTCACCGCCATGGACCCAAGCAAGTCGCGCATCCTTCTGGACGAAATGATTATGCCCGATCTTTTGGCGCAGGATTCGCAGCGCTTCATGAATCAGATCGACATGACGGTTGTTCTGACATTGAACGGGAAGGAGAGGTCTCCCAAGGAGTGGAATTCGCTTATTACGATGGTAGATGGTAGACTGGAGACTGAGAAGATATGGTGGCGCAAAGGCGAGGAAGGGTCTCATTGGGGCGTTCAACAACTGCGTTTGCGCAAGTAG
- a CDS encoding uncharacterized protein (predicted protein) yields the protein MTGLGMETIFAKIKEEYARTDDVGKRKIQGHIRELQVGFYSDWDVVMRLSSGPLQVALAKVGIDLGIFRSLKESDTPITLAEFVKKTGASPRLLGRILRTQAAFGLIKETGPQEYTSSAFTDVFANPAAAGAVVQLFDISGPCTQILPDFLAERHYQDITSNKDCVFQKAFDSDLTMFEWMPQHPKHMESLGHLMALERPVSWVDHFPVLEELGDFPAPDKVLMVDIGGGFGQQSKALRAKFPNIPGRVIVQDIPQTLANAQPAAGVEFMEHNFFEPQPIRNAKFYYLRHVFHDWPDEQCVLILKQIIPVMGPESEILIDEMVIPSTGVPWQAAFTDLLMMNSLGGVERTRAEWDYLMKQAGLEIIQSKVYDSKEQTILVAVPRRT from the exons ATGACGGGCCTTGGCATGGAAACCATCTTCGCGAAAATCAAAGAGGAGTATGCCAGAACAGACGATGTGGGCAAAAGGAAGATTCAGGGGCATATCCGTGAACTTCAGGTTGGCTTTTACTCGGATTGGGATGTGGTTATGCGATTGAGCAGTGGG CCCCTACAAGTTGCTCTGGCGAAGGTCGGCATTGATCTGGGCATCTTCCGCAGCCTCAAAGAGAGTGACACACCGATAACCCTAGCGGAATTTGTCAAGAAGACTGGAGCTTCTCCCAGACTGCTTG GTCGCATCCTACGGACCCAGGCGGCTTTTGGACTGATCAAGGAGACAGGTCCCCAAGAGTATACCTCGAGTGCATTTACAGATGTGTTCGCCAACCCGGCTGCCGCAGGTGCGGTGGTGCAACT ATTCGATATCTCGGGGCCTTGCACCCAGATATTGCCTGACTTCCTGGCCGAGAGACATTACCAAGATATCACCTCTAACAAGGACTGCGTCTTCCAAAAGGCCTTCGACAGTGACCTAACCATGTTTGAATGGATGCCACAGCACCCCAAGCACATGGAATCACTCGGTCATTTAATGGCTCTGGAGCGTCCCGTTTCCTGGGTCGACCACTTCCCTGTTCTCGAGGAGCTGGGCGATTTCCCGGCTCCTGACAAGGTATTAATGGTTGATATCGGTGGAGGCTTTGGCCAGCAATCGAAAGCCCTGCGCGCCAAATTTCCCAACATTCCTGGTCGCGTTATCGTTCAGGATATTCCTCAAACTCTAGCCAACGCGCAGCCAGCGGCAGGGGTCGAGTTCATGGAGCACAATTTCTTCGAGCCACAGCCTATTCGGAATGCCAAGTTCTACTATTTGCGTCATGTCTTCCATGACTGGCCAGATGAACAATGCGTTCTCATTTTGAAGCAGATCATCCCAGTGATGGGACCGGAGTCAGAGattttgattgatgagaTGGTGATTCCCAGTACCGGGGTGCCGTGGCAAGCTGCATTTACAGATCTGCTCATGATGAACTCGCTCGGGGGAGTGGAGCGCACACGCGCCGAATGGGATTATTTAATGAAGCAGGCAGGTCTGGAAATCATCCAGTCCAAGGTATATGACAGTAAAGAGCAGACCATCTTGGTTGCTGTACCTAGAAGGACCTAA
- the tpcG gene encoding oxidoreductase tpcG (predicted protein): MVTYALLGATGATGSSILRHLLHDPPDSLRIQILVRSKIKLLQAFPDLQTRRNPQVHVIQGTSTDADALSECLRNATIAFMCVAQNGSPIGTTLCQDSARAIISALQQQQQSEGASYQPCTIVQLRSASLNPALAVQVPVFVHPIVSFCLFANYADIKQACQYYSEARKQGTLEYIFVDPPTLHDANGTQSTGYRLISTESQATALSYADLGAAMCEIAQRRSEFHGRAVGVTATGSVHQTWGVLLRHLLEGGSARLREKIAKNTVVVGIVCSFLVALAYLM, from the coding sequence ATGGTCACATACGCCCTTCTTGGGGCTACTGGTGCCACTGGCTCCAGCATTTTACgtcaccttcttcatgacccACCCGACTCTCTTCGCATTCAAATCCTAGTTCGGTCAAAGATCAAGCTACTACAAGCGTTCCCGGATCTCCagacaagaagaaacccACAAGTCCACGTTATACAAGGAACGTCTACAGACGCTGATGCTTTGAGTGAGTGCCTCAGGAATGCGACTATTGCGTTCATGTGTGTGGCGCAGAATGGGAGCCCAATTGGCACCACATTGTGCCAGGATAGTGCCCGCGCCATCATATCCGCgctccagcaacaacagcagtCGGAGGGAGCAAGTTACCAGCCATGCACGATCGTTCAGCTTCGCTCAGCCTCTTTGAATCCTGCACTAGCCGTGCAGGTACCGGTCTTCGTTCATCCAATAGTCAGCTTCTGTCTCTTTGCCAACTATGCGGATATCAAACAAGCGTGTCAATACTACAGTGAAGCACGGAAGCAAGGGACATTGGAATACATTTTCGTGGACCCTCCTACGCTTCATGATGCGAATGGAACACAATCAACGGGCTACAGATTAATCTCTACGGAGTCCCAAGCTACTGCCCTCAGCTATGCTGACTTAGGAGCCGCGATGTGTGAGATTGCCCAACGCCGAAGCGAGTTCCACGGGCGTGCGGTGGGTGTAACTGCCACTGGTAGTGTCCATCAAACCTGGGGAGTCCTACTGCGTCATCTATTGGAAGGTGGATCGGCTCGTTTGAGGGAGAAAATAGCGAAGAATACAGTAGTTGTCGGGATTGTGTGTTCTTTCCTGGTAGCATTGGCATATCTGATGTGA
- a CDS encoding DUF1772 domain-containing protein (predicted protein), whose protein sequence is MTTTAIQATAVVMGSFMSGAMMSVYGLAMPAFLQTVTQSGQLVGYQRRLYQIGTTKGRVLGLTTTLLYASVSVHQYLARKPWLVSAAAGLTTISLVPFTEIVMASINNALARLETETNKGVVISREETEQLVRKWD, encoded by the exons ATGACGACCACTGCAATTCAAGCTACCGCCGTGGTCATGGGCTCATTCATGTCCG GAGCCATGATGAGCGTCTATGGGCTCGCAATGCCTGCCTTCTTGCAAACCGTCACTCAGTCAGGACAGCTTGTCGGCTACCAAAGACGCCTCTATCAAATCGGAACGACCAAAGGCCGAGTGTTAGGCCTCACTACAACACTTCTCTACGCTTCCGTGTCTGTTCACCAATACTTGGCTCGTAAACCCTGGCTTGTATCTGCCGCCGCTGGCCTTACTACCATCAGCCTGGTTCCTTTTACAGAGATAGTGATGGCTTCAATTAACAATGCGCTGGCTCGCCTAGAGACTGAAACCAACAAGGGGGTGGTCATTTCCAGGGAGGAGACCGAGCAGCTGGTGCGAAAATGGGACTGA
- a CDS encoding cytochrome P450 (cytochrome P450 CYP3/CYP5/CYP6/CYP9 subfamilies) produces MYFLSLPALAIIVPVGYVLLHLGYNLFFHPLRGYPGPLLWRASSLPWKIALLRGTMHHDLMRFHQKYGDTVRVKPDEISYANAQAWRDIHAHVPGRPEFLKDPVRLPLAPNGVMSILVSDTKNHARFRSLFGHAFSDKGLRTQESTIVQYADLLVEVLREMANTGRSAEMVYYFNMAIFDSIGALSFGESFDSLKSRQLHPWVDAIHKNLKSVAISHVLRSMGIEFLTPYVLPKELRGKRQENYSYAVEKLNKRMKMEGDLGDFWDKVLVKSADDNQRGDGMSAGEMLNNAAVMVVAGSETTASALSGAMYLLCLSGKIEKATAEIRKSFASPEDIDLISVSHLPYLAAVIDETLRMYPAVPGQPPRVVPAGGATVCGRFVPEETRVGVSHLGAYFADYNFTHADKFIPERHLQKTEEPYKYDNYGAYQPWSVGLRNCIGRNLAYAEVRLTLAKLLWHFDFTLDVGKTGNFLDQKIWSIWAKRELYMFIKTRGTSSSSPQ; encoded by the exons ATGTATTTTCTCTCGCTACCAGCCCTAGCTATTATCGTACCGGTGGGCTACGTGCTCCTCCATCTGGGTTACAATCTGTTCTTCCATCCACTCCGTGGATATCCTGGTCCACTGCTATGGCGAGCCAGCTCTCTACCCTGGAAGATCGCATTACTCCGCGGTACGATGCACCATGACCTAATGCGTTTTCATCAGAAGTACGGCGATACTGTGCGGGTTAAACCCGATGAGATTAGCTACGCAAATGCTCAAGCCTGGCGCGATATCCACGCTCATGTGCCAGGACGACCGGAGTTCCTCAAGGACCCCGTACGCCTCCCATTAGCGCCCAACGGAGTCATGAGTATCCTCGTCTCCGATACGAAGAACCATGCACGGTTCCGGAGTCTGTTCGGCCATGCCTTCAGCGACAAAGGCCTTCGCACCCAGGAGTCCACGATTGTGCAATACGCCGACTTGCTAGTTGAGGTCCTGCGTGAGATGGCCAACACGGGCCGTTCTGCAGAGATGGTGTACTACTTTAATATGGCCATCTTTGACTCCATCGGAGCTCTGTCTTTCGGCGAATCTTTTGACAGTTTGAAGAGCCGGCAGCTGCACCCATGGGTAGACGCCATTCACAAGAATCTCAAGAGTGTGGCCATTTCACACGTTCTGCGCAGTATGGGTATTGAGTTCCTCACCCCCTACGTGCTACCCAAGGAGCTCCGGGGTAAACGGCAGGAAAATTACAGCTACGCCgttgagaagctcaacaaGCGTATGAAAATGGAAGGTGACCTGGGCGATTTCTGGGACAAGGTTCTAGTGAAGAGTGCCGACGATAATCAGCGTGGGGATGGAATGAGCGCTGGCGAGATGCTCAATAACGCTGCCGTCATGGTCGTCGCAGGGTCTGAGACCACAGCGTCGGCGCTCAGCGGCGCGATGTATCTGCTGTGTCTGTCGGGCAAGATCGAGAAAGCTACTGCGGAGATTAGGAAGAGTTTTGCATCTCCGGAGGACATTGACTTGATTTCCGTCTCGCATCTGCCGTACCTTGCTGCCGTCATCGACGAGACGCTGCGCATGTATCCAGCTGTGCCTGGTCAACCTCCACGCGTGGTCCCTGCTGGTGGAGCAACAGTTTGCGGCCGATTCGTGCCCGAAGAG ACCAGGGTCGGTGTTAGCCATCTTGGCGCCTACTTTGCCGACTACAACTTTACTCACGCCGACAAGTTCATCCCCGAGCGACATCTACAGAAGACGGAGGAACCGTACAAGTACGACAACTATGGCGCCTACCAGCCATGGTCTGTTGGACTGCGGAACTGTATTGGGCGTAATCTGGCCTACGCGGAAGTTCGTCTGACGCTAGCTAAGCTCCTGTGGCATTTTGATTTTACTCTGGATGTGGGCAAGACTGGCAACTTCCTCGACCAGAAGATCTGGTCTATCTGGGCCAAACGAGAGCTTTACATGTTTATTAAGACCAGGGGTACTTCTTCCAGCAGTCCACAGTAA
- a CDS encoding cytochrome P450 (cytochrome P450 CYP3/CYP5/CYP6/CYP9 subfamilies), protein MGGDGWPSDGHILLLIVLTVLTPPSLALYRLWIHPLRSYPGPRWWAIWRGPYILSNIRGNLVRDLQRLHQQFGHVVRIAPNELSFIVPEAASPIYTSNPEFPKDPMHLPPFHNGTPGILAADHAHHRRYRRLLAFSFSDKGLRQQRSLIERSVNLLITRLHENCGQGPLDLTLWFNWATFDIIGDLAFGNSFGCLDNVQTHPWISSIQGNVKLIPILNAFRRYRLDGLLQLLGSRKLLEQRRRNAQFTTDQVDRRLKNSSTPRGDIWDAVLAQKPDGEPPMSREEMISNTSAIVLAGSETSATLLSGCTWLLLKNPGHLHQLTSRIRSQFTHASEIDSQSVSRVEGLQAILEESLRLYPPVPMQSNRIVPQSGAYIAGGWVPGGTSVGLQQFVACRSSSNFHRPEEFLPERWQGQGEFAHDRREVSQPFSIGPRNCIGRQLAYVETRLILVKLLWHFDLRLDTTRMKDTDWLAEQGIWILWDKNPLWVNLEPRNE, encoded by the exons ATGGGAGGCGACGGATGGCCTTCAGACGGCCATATTCTCCTACTGATAGTTCTAACT GTACTGACGCCGCCCTCTCTAGCTCTCTACCGACTTTGGATCCATCCTTTACGATCATATCCAGGCCCTCGCTGGTGGGCAATCTGGCGTGGCCCCTACATCCTCAGTAACATCCGAGGCAACCTTGTCCGCGATCTCCAGCGATTGCACCAACAATTCGGCCATGTCGTCCGAATCGCACCCAATGAGCTGTCTTTCATAGTCCCTGAGGCGGCCAGTCCTATCTACACGAGCAATCCGGAGTTTCCCAAGGACCCGATGCATCTTCCGCCCTTCCACAATGGAACCCCAGGCATCCTGGCCGCCGACCATGCACACCACCGCCGCTATCGACGACTGTTGGCCTTTTCATTCTCCGACAAAGGTTTGCGGCAGCAGCGCAGTCTAATCGAACGCAGTGTTAACCTGCTCATCACGCGGCTCCATGAGAACTGTGGCCAGGGGCCTCTGGACCTCACGCTGTGGTTCAACTGGGCCACCTTCGACATTATCGGCGACCTCGCTTTTGGAAACTCGTTCGGCTGCCTTGACAACGTCCAGACTCATCCATGGATTTCATCCATTCAGGGTAATGTCAAGTTGATTCCCATTCTGAACGCCTTTCGTCGCTACCGACTGGATGgtcttctgcagcttctgggATCCCGCAAGCTGCTAGAACAGCGACGCCGGAACGCACAGTTCACGACCGACCAGGTCGACCGTCGCCTTAAAAACTCCAGCACCCCCCGCGGGGATATCTGGGATGCTGTACTGGCCCAGAAACCCGACGGGGAACCGCCCATGTCGCGGGAGGAAATGATCAGTAATACCAGTGCCATCGTGCTAGCTGGTAGCGAGACTTCGGCCACCTTGTTAAGTGGGTGTACTTGGCTGTTGCTAAAGAACCCGGGCCATCTGCACCAGCTTACCTCTCGCATACGATCGCAGTTCACCCACGCATCGGAGATTGACTCCCAGAGTGTATCGCGTGTCGAGGGATTGCAGGCAATTCTGGAGGAATCGCTGCGTCTGTATCCACCGGTACCCATGCAGAGTAACCGCATCGTGCCGCAGTCGGGAGCTTATATTGCAGGCGGATGGGTGCCCGGGGGG ACATCCGTCGGTCTACAACAGTTTGTCGCCTGTAGGTCATCCAGTAACTTCCATCGTCCCGAAGAGTTCCTGCCTGAGCGttggcaaggccaaggcgAATTTGCCCACGATCGCCGCGAGGTATCGCAACCGTTCAGCATCGGACCGCGGAATTGCATTGGACGACAGCTAGCCTACGTGGAAACGCGGTTGATCCTAGTCAAGCTTCTCTGGCATTTCGACCTACGATTAGATACTACGCGGATGAAGGATACAGACTGGCTGGCAGAGCAGGGCATTTGGATTCTGTGGGATAAGAACCCGTTGTGGGTTAACCTGGAACCTCGCAATGAGTAG
- a CDS encoding cytochrome P450 (cytochrome P450 CYP4/CYP19/CYP26 subfamilies) produces MPEFQLLAGHFGTLKKTIQGMPSDATLHSIMLKISQQFPSGIFYINMWPFSGTWMIVSTPSAASQIQKLNLSKPAILRRPLEMVTGGPSMMSMHGETWKKWRALFNPGFNPAYIIGLAPNISDEVAIFCAQLRKIAQQGEVFPLESLTTRLTVDSICSVVLDTQLHHQIKDHPLATALQRQIDWTSFGTTFNPFKRYLTIRPLVLWYNNKFMDRIIDGEVDRAYCTPPGHPSKSVISLALREYLQEQASNNSTRSLAEFKRLVAPQLRVFLFAGRNTTSSTLIYTYYLLAQHPEALAKIRAEHGDVLGADPAEAQGRIKEDVQLLNKLPYTTAVIKETLRLFPPSASMREGRPDAEIIGEDGQRYPTVGCNVWTLTVALHHNSDYWDQVENFIPERWLVGPEDPLYPVKGAWRAFEFGPRSCIGQTLAMLELRIALAMTIRQFDITPAYDEWDSIHPATTAREVNGHRAYQAERGAGGAHPADGFPCRVKERC; encoded by the exons ATGCCAGAGTTCCAGCTTCTGGCTGGACACTTTGGGACCCTTAAGAAAACTATCCAAGGGATGCCATCAGATGCGACGCTTCATAGCATCATGCTGAAGATCTCCCAGCAATTCCCGTCCGGCATTTTCTACATTAATATGTGGCCCTTCAGCGGGACTTGGATGATTGTTTCGACTCCCTCGGCTGCAAGCCAAATCCAGAAGTTGAATCTGAGCAAGCCGGCCATCCTGCGTCGACCCCTGGAGATGGTGACAGGAGGACCCAGCATGATGAGCATGCATGGCGAGACTTGGAAGAAGTGGCGGGCGCTGTTCAATCCAGGATTTAATCCAGCCTACATTATTGGCCTGGCGCCAAATATCAGCGATGAAGTGGCCATCTTCTGCGCTCAATTGCGCAAAATAGCCCAACAAGGCGAGGTGTTTCCTCTCGAATCGCTCACCACCCGATTAACGGTGGATTCCATTTGCTCGGTAGTGCT AGACACTCAATTACACCACCAAATCAAGGATCACCCACTCGCCACGGCCCTGCAGCGACAGATCGATTGGACCTCCTTTGGTACTACGTTTAACCCATTCAAGCGTTATTTGACCATTAGGCCGTTGGTGCTATGGTATAATAACAAGTTTATGGACCGAATTATAGACGGCGAAGTGGATCGTGCCTACTGCACTCCACCAGGTCATCCCTCCAAATCTGTGATTTCACTAGCTCTACGAGAATATCTCCAGGAGCAagccagcaacaacagcactcGGTCCCTTGCGGAATTCAAGCGACTGGTGGCTCCTCAGCTGCgcgtttttcttttcgccggCCGCAACACCACAAGTAGCACTCTGATATACACCTACTACCTACTCGCTCAGCACCCCGAGGCCCTGGCGAAGATACGTGCTGAACATGGAGACGTGCTGGGTGCGGATCCAGCAGAAGCTCAGGGCCGTATCAAGGAAGATGTTCAATTACTAAACAAGCTTCCCTACACAACGGCCGTGATCAAAGAAACGTTGCGGCTCTTCCCTCCATCGGCATCAATGCGGGAGGGCCGACCTGACGCTGAAATCATTGGAGAAGACGGTCAACGATATCCCACAGTGGGGTGCAACGTCTGGACGCTCACGGTGGCTCTTCACCATAATAGTGACTACTGGGACCAAGTGGAAAACTTCATTCCGGAGCGATGGTTGGTGGGCCCCGAAGATCCCCTATATCCGGTTAAAGGTGCCTGGAGAGCGTTTGAATTTGGGCCGCGGAGCTGTATTGGCCAGACATTGGCGATGTTGGAGCTTCGGATTGCCCTGGCCATGACTATCCGTCAGTTCGATATTACGCCAGCATACGATGAGTGGGACAGCATTCACCCGGCCACTACTGCCAGAGAAGTTAATGGGCATCGTGCCTACCAGGCGGAGAGAGGCGCTGGGGGCGCTCACCCTGCCGACGGGTTTCCATGTCGTGTCAAGGAACGATGTTGA
- the arp2 gene encoding hydroxynaphthalene reductase arp2 (dehydrogenases with different specificities (related to short-chain alcohol dehydrogenases)), translated as MSDNHRLDGKVALVTGAGRGIGAAIAVALGERGAKVVVNYAHSREAAEKVVEQIKANGTDAIAIQADVGDPEATAKLMAETVRHFGYLDIVSSNAGIVSFGHLKDVTPEEFDRVFRVNTRGQFFVAREAYRHMREGGRIILTSSNTACVKGVPKHAVYSGSKGAIDTFVRCMAIDCGDKKITVNAVAPGVIKTDMFLAVSREYIPNGETFTDEQVDECAAWLSPLNRVGLPVDVARVVSFLASDAAEWVSGKIIGVDGGAFR; from the exons ATGTCCGACAACCACCGTTTAGATGGAAAAGTGGCCTTGGTGACAGGCGCCGGCCGCGGCATCGGTGCTGCTATCGCCGTCGCCCTTGGTGAGCGCGGAGCCAAAGTCGTGGTGAACTACGCCCATTCCCGTGAGGCCGCGGAGAAAGTGGTTGAACAGATCAAGGCCAATGGTACCGACGCTATCGCAATCCAGGCCGATGTCGGGGATCCTGAGGCGACGGCGAAGTTAATGGCGGAGACGGTGCGCCATTTTGGCTACCTGGACATCGTGTCATCGAACGCTGGAATTGTATCGTTCGGTCACCTGAAAGACGTGACCCCAGAA GAATTTGACCGGGTCTTCCGGGTCAACACCCGTGGCCAGTTCTTCGTGGCGCGGGAGGCCTATCGCCATATGCGGGAAGGAGGCCGGATTATCCTGACCAGCTCTAACACTGCTTGCGTGAAGGGGGTCCCCAAGCATGCTGTATACTCCGGGTCCAAGGGGGCTATTGACACCTTTGTTCGCTGCATGGCCATCGACTGCGGAGACAAGAAGATCACCGTGAATGCGGTGGCCCCTGGAGTCATCAAGACTGATATGTTTTTGGCTGTGTCGCGGGAGTATATCCCCAATGGTGAGACTTTCACCGATGAGCAGGTAGACGAG TGTGCCGCTTGGCTCTCTCCTTTGAACCGCGTGGGCCTCCCTGTGGATGTCGCCCGGGTAGTGAGCTTCCTGGCATCTGACGCAGCCGAATGGGTAAGTGGAAAGATCATTGGGGTGGATGGTGGCGCTTTTCGATAA
- a CDS encoding aldo/keto reductase (voltage-gated shaker-like K+ channel, subunit beta/KCNAB) — protein sequence MVLPTAPEPPTLLGYHRILSPSAGVRVSPLCLGTMSFGNGWKGVMGECDQATSFNMLDTFYESGGNFIDVANFYQGGDSERWVGEWMAQRQNRDEIVLSTKYTMGYTMFGPQKIKSNYQGNHTKSLRLSVKASLQKLQTDYIDLLYVHMWDFTTSVEEVMRSLNHLVANGKVLYLGVSDTPAWLVVKCNAFARANGLTPFSVYQGHWSCAFRDFERDILPMCESEGMGLAPWGVLGRGQFRSAEEFSREGRKMGPQDEKHRRLGEKLDQMAQQKNIKATSIAQAYVMHKAPYVFPVIGVARWSTSRRTLRLSAWY from the exons ATGGTTCTCCCTACTGCCCCAGAGCCTCCCACCCTGCTAGGATATCATCGGATCCTATCACCTAGCGCCGGTGTTCGTGTGTCGCCCTTATGCCTGGGAACGATGAGCTTCGGCAATGGCTGGAAAGGGGTAATGGGTGAGTGTGACCAGGCAACCAGCTTCAACATGCTAGACACTTTCTACGAGAGCGGCGGGAACTTTATCGACGTGGCCAACTTCTATCAGGGAGGCGATAGCGAAAGATGGGTGGGTGAATGGATGGCACAGCGGCAGAATCGTGATGAGATCGTATTATCCACCAAGTACACGATGGGATACACGATGTTCGGCCCGCAAAAGATCAAGTCGAACTATCAGGGTAACCATACCAAGAGTCTGCGTCTCTCAGTCAAGGCCAGTttgcagaagctgcagacTGATTATATCGACCTCTTGTACGTGCACATGTGGGACTTTACCACGAGTGTGGAGGAAGTGATGCGAAGTCTCAACCACCTGGTGGCCAATGGCAAGGTTCTGTATCTGGGGGTCAGCGATACCCCAGCCTGGCTTGTGGTCAAATGCAATGCAT TTGCTCGAGCCAACGGACTTACCCCGTTTAGCGTCTACCAAGGCCACTGGTCGTGCGCTTTCCGGGACTTTGAGCGGGACATCCTGCCTATGTGTGAGTCTGAGGGCATGGGTCTCGCGCCATGGGGTGTACTGGGCCGCGGTCAGTTCCGTAGCGCCGAGGAGTTTTCTCGTGAGGGTCGCAAGATGGGTCctcaggatgagaagcaCCGACGACTTGGAGAGAAGCTCGATCAGATGGCGCAACAGAAGAACATTAAGGCTACTAGTATTGCTCAAGCCTACGTCATGCACAAGGCCCCCTATGTATTCCCAGTCATTGGGGTCGCAAGGTGGAGCACCTCAAGGAGAACATTAAGGCTCTCGGCTTGGTACTGA